A window from Nitrospirota bacterium encodes these proteins:
- the glgC gene encoding glucose-1-phosphate adenylyltransferase, translated as MRKILTMVLAGGKGERLHPLTEHRAKPAVPFGGKYRIIDFTLSNCLNSGLRQIVVLIQYKSHSLDRHIRTGWNILNAELGEYLASVPPQQRISEDWYRGTADAVYQNLFLLDNEQPEFLLVLAGDHVYKMNYADMYNFLLAKQADAVVGAIEIPLAEARRFGVIGVDEDHRILRFDEKPKNPAPIPNDPTQAFASMGIYLFRAPIIRERLTQDAKEDSAHDFGKDIIPRMIRENRVYAFKFQDENKKAVKYWRDIGTLDAYWEANMDLVAVDPLFNLYDQEWPIRTYQGQYPPAKFVFAQDYQGGRMGVALDSIVCGGCIISGGRVQNSVLSPNVRVQDHADVRESVVMENVVIGEHSRIRRAIIDKDVVIPPKTEIGYNPDADRRRFTVTDSGLVVISKGMKLHASLDPSG; from the coding sequence ATGCGGAAAATCCTGACCATGGTGCTCGCCGGGGGCAAAGGCGAGCGGCTCCATCCCCTGACCGAGCACCGAGCCAAGCCGGCGGTTCCTTTCGGCGGAAAATATCGCATCATCGATTTCACCCTCAGCAACTGCCTGAATTCCGGCCTCCGGCAGATCGTCGTACTGATCCAGTACAAGTCGCATTCGCTGGACCGGCACATCCGCACCGGCTGGAACATTCTCAACGCCGAGTTGGGCGAATACCTCGCGTCGGTCCCGCCGCAGCAACGGATCAGCGAAGACTGGTATAGGGGCACGGCGGACGCCGTGTATCAGAACCTGTTCCTGTTGGACAACGAACAGCCGGAGTTCCTGCTCGTGCTGGCCGGCGACCATGTCTACAAGATGAACTATGCGGACATGTACAATTTCCTGTTGGCCAAACAGGCCGACGCCGTGGTCGGCGCGATCGAGATTCCACTCGCCGAGGCCCGTCGCTTCGGCGTGATCGGGGTGGACGAGGACCACCGCATCCTGCGCTTCGACGAGAAGCCCAAGAATCCTGCGCCCATTCCCAACGACCCGACACAGGCCTTCGCCTCGATGGGCATCTATCTCTTTCGCGCGCCGATCATCCGCGAACGGTTGACCCAGGACGCCAAAGAGGACAGCGCGCATGATTTCGGCAAGGACATCATCCCCCGCATGATCCGGGAAAACCGGGTCTACGCGTTCAAGTTCCAGGACGAGAACAAGAAGGCCGTGAAATACTGGCGCGACATCGGCACCCTGGATGCCTATTGGGAAGCCAATATGGACCTGGTCGCGGTGGATCCGTTGTTCAACCTCTACGACCAGGAGTGGCCGATCCGCACCTATCAGGGTCAATATCCGCCGGCCAAGTTCGTCTTCGCGCAGGACTACCAGGGCGGGCGGATGGGCGTGGCGCTGGATTCCATCGTCTGCGGCGGATGCATCATTTCGGGAGGACGGGTTCAGAACTCCGTCCTTTCTCCGAACGTGCGGGTGCAGGATCATGCCGACGTCCGGGAATCCGTCGTCATGGAGAACGTGGTGATCGGCGAGCATTCCCGCATCCGGCGGGCCATCATCGACAAGGACGTGGTCATCCCGCCCAAGACCGAAATCGGCTACAACCCCGACGCGGACCGTCGGCGTTTCACGGTCACGGACTCCGGCCTCGTGGTCATTTCCAAGGGAATGAAACTGCATGCCTCCCTCGATCCATCCGGTTGA
- a CDS encoding helicase-related protein, which yields MPPSIHPVDLITALRQKHLTPAIVFLTSRRACDEAMQAFERDQALLPPARQRAIAAVLDQVIAQFPSIADHPLLETVKQIGVAAHHAGHLPSWKIAVEELMRQGCLDAVFATTTLAAGVDFPARTVVLTQSSVRKTKDFTDLTIGEIQQLAGRAGRRGKDMVGFAIVTPSPYIDLSVITKGLTGHPEPIDSQFVITYPMVLNLLKAHPLEQIQPILAKSFAQFQLNQRAETLEQKLDVLHELMQPYGPRVCTDWITQWQIFDHARKQKAHRAHIRRKEPPELAARLHFLTPGRVVGLTRGRGVVLRQYRSRGQRSPMVTVLRPGGAVTECPVASITQVFDRVFEFEEAPVYPWCTPKSLDDLSRQLEELPARIPILPILVHDEQESIPESAIAQTLDDFPCPTCPSRPACQKDHATALRLRQDIQRHTKAIQALRTSLWHRFQAKVEVLQQFGYLTPTAHLTEDGEWARLIRIDHSLLITELIRAEAFTGADPQLLAGVMASIAHDDDRPGAFPRASPGLSSLLWQVRRLAETLAPHEDPPLLRADVAALTEKWVGDPTLTWIGLCKMTTMAEGDIYRLLARTLEYLSQLHTLKATHPGLAETADRAIAALRRGVLEELP from the coding sequence ATGCCTCCCTCGATCCATCCGGTTGACCTGATCACCGCGCTGCGCCAGAAGCACCTGACGCCCGCCATCGTGTTTCTGACTTCCCGTCGCGCGTGCGACGAAGCCATGCAGGCCTTCGAGCGAGACCAGGCGCTCCTCCCGCCGGCCCGACAGCGGGCCATCGCAGCCGTGCTGGATCAGGTCATCGCTCAATTTCCCAGCATCGCCGACCATCCTCTCTTGGAGACGGTCAAACAGATCGGCGTCGCAGCCCATCATGCCGGGCATCTGCCGTCCTGGAAAATCGCCGTGGAAGAGCTGATGCGACAAGGGTGCCTGGACGCGGTGTTCGCGACGACCACGCTCGCGGCCGGCGTGGACTTTCCGGCTCGGACCGTCGTGCTGACCCAATCGAGCGTCCGCAAGACGAAGGATTTCACCGACCTCACCATCGGAGAGATCCAGCAGTTGGCCGGACGGGCCGGACGGCGCGGGAAGGACATGGTCGGCTTCGCCATCGTCACACCGTCGCCGTACATCGATCTGAGCGTCATCACGAAAGGGCTGACCGGACACCCCGAGCCGATCGACAGCCAGTTCGTGATCACCTATCCGATGGTCCTCAATCTCCTGAAAGCCCACCCGCTGGAGCAGATCCAACCGATCCTCGCCAAGAGCTTCGCCCAGTTTCAGCTCAACCAGCGCGCCGAGACGCTGGAACAGAAGCTCGACGTCCTCCACGAACTGATGCAACCCTACGGCCCGCGTGTGTGTACCGACTGGATCACCCAGTGGCAAATCTTTGATCACGCCCGCAAGCAGAAAGCGCACCGCGCTCACATCCGGCGCAAAGAGCCGCCGGAACTCGCCGCCCGCCTGCATTTTCTCACGCCGGGACGGGTCGTCGGGTTGACAAGAGGACGCGGCGTCGTGCTGCGACAATACCGCAGCCGAGGCCAGCGCAGCCCGATGGTCACCGTGCTGCGGCCGGGCGGGGCCGTCACGGAATGTCCGGTCGCCAGCATCACCCAGGTCTTCGACCGGGTGTTCGAGTTCGAGGAGGCGCCGGTGTATCCCTGGTGCACCCCGAAGAGCCTCGACGACCTGTCGCGACAATTGGAGGAATTGCCCGCCCGCATTCCGATCCTGCCGATCCTCGTACACGATGAGCAGGAATCGATCCCGGAAAGCGCCATCGCCCAAACGCTCGACGATTTCCCCTGTCCGACCTGTCCATCGCGTCCCGCCTGTCAGAAGGACCACGCGACGGCGCTCAGGCTCCGGCAGGACATCCAGCGTCACACGAAAGCCATCCAAGCCCTGCGCACGAGCCTGTGGCATCGGTTCCAGGCCAAAGTCGAAGTGCTCCAGCAATTCGGGTACCTCACGCCGACCGCGCATCTCACCGAAGACGGCGAATGGGCGAGATTGATCCGCATCGACCACTCGCTCCTGATCACCGAATTGATCCGCGCCGAGGCCTTCACGGGAGCCGATCCGCAACTCCTGGCCGGAGTCATGGCCAGCATCGCCCACGACGACGACCGCCCGGGCGCATTCCCGCGCGCCAGCCCCGGCCTCTCGTCGCTGCTGTGGCAAGTCCGGCGACTCGCCGAGACGCTGGCCCCGCACGAAGACCCGCCGCTGCTCCGGGCCGACGTGGCGGCGCTGACGGAAAAATGGGTCGGCGATCCGACTCTCACCTGGATCGGCCTCTGCAAGATGACGACGATGGCGGAGGGGGACATCTATCGCTTGTTGGCGCGCACGCTTGAGTATCTGTCGCAGCTCCATACCTTGAAAGCCACCCATCCGGGATTGGCCGAAACCGCCGACCGGGCGATCGCGGC